In Oryza brachyantha chromosome 2, ObraRS2, whole genome shotgun sequence, a single window of DNA contains:
- the LOC102712052 gene encoding protein RADIALIS-like 3, with product MSSSWTTKQNKLFERALATYDRDTPDRWQNVARAVGGGKTADEVKRHYEELLKDLHHIESAGNHQGSSGSSSSWGNANEDQRRYHNFQ from the exons ATGAGTTCATCCTGGACAACGAAGCAGAATAAGCTGTTTGAGAGGGCACTGGCAACATATGACAGGGATACGCCAGACCGCTGGCAGAATGTGGCACGGGCGGTTGGTGGTGGAAAGACTGCTGATGAGGTGAAGAGGCACTATGAAGAGCTGCTCAAGGACCTGCATCACATTGAATCTGCAGGAAACCATCAAGGATCCAGTGGTAGCAGCAGTTCTTGGGGCAATGCCAACGAGGACCAGAG GAGGTACCACAACTTTCAGTGA
- the LOC102712503 gene encoding chromatin modification-related protein MEAF6, with translation MDSGGGGGASHKAVSGSAPSAAAAAANPTAMLSALMSKRAKLQEELRSIERQVYEMETTYLQESNQFGSVLKGFESFLSSSKNTSNLKRSRKFQADERLFSLSSVTSPAVDEHLTGRDDGREYGSGRSKGATTPANGQGKPKKGGRPGGRDGKRIRPANDPDLDDEEDF, from the exons ATGGACtcgggaggcggaggaggggcaTCCCACAAGGCCGTGTCGGGCTCCGcgccctcggcggcggcggcggccgcgaacCCGACGGCGATGCTCTCGGCCCTGATGAGCAAGCGCGCCAAGCTCCAGGAGGAGCTCCGCTCCATAGAGCGGCAG GTTTATGAAATGGAGACAACCTACCTACAAGAGTCTAATCAATTCGGAAGTGTGCTAAAGGGTTTTGAATCATTTTTGTCATCGTCAAAAAATACTTCAAA TCTCAAGCGCTCCAGGAAGTTTCAGGCTGATGAGAGGTTGTTCTCACTGTCATCGGTTACATCTCCAGCG GTTGATGAACATTTGACTGGACGGGACG ATGGAAGAGAATATGGATCAGGTCGTTCAAAAGGCGCAACCACTCCTGCAAACGGGCA AGGAAAGCCCAAGAAGGGTGGGCGCCCTGGAGGGAGAGACGGTAAGAGAATACGGCCTGCTAATGATCCAGACCTGGACGATGAAGAGGACTTCTAA
- the LOC102711775 gene encoding U-box domain-containing protein 5-like: MDNSNKEDMGPSQRNSFPKVHSSMCSELTMMLDKVSSILPLIEAARPGCKAGIQELCNLYNIIEKGNLIVQHCVECSKLYLAITGEAIVSRCERIRDSLRRSLFLIENMVPPSLANQIVEVHDDLRDIKFVIDTMEEEAGKIILEMLRQSDATEELELETFLQAASNLSLTSPKAMLIERRAIKKLLDKISGTDPKKEGVLKFLLYLVKKYGKNIKPETGDQNESTQSESQSSSSSFVSDNSTPGKCYTPAHIQRNEDQTSLSGAATPPAEFCCPLSTKLMHDPVIITSGQTYERENIERWFREGHDTCPRTHIKLENFSMIPNTCMRDLIFNWCKEHGFIISDFVAPSKNAYSYLPEQLHGYSMSSLHNVSVPLIAGKIRDFVIDHSTSSVALSDASYMSDSSHVRDMEEPKDSLTQFSWNADYQECFSFRNFNHDKFLRFFCELSKLPLELQDRSFGDLKNILDEENEVSCAMVSNGFVEAFLDFLMNEDGSYSMQAQKVGFQFFHVFLSNSRTNILHMNEAAFRLFVSFLDSELKIEALLIIHELVQHPSCQQSDLMASIVAPPVFKILESEDAEGLELCLKIVCNLSSDSAIKPYLISLGIISRLSPILSEGSFAECCLEILRNLCDLEEATMLITKTDRCLGSIAEYLDTGNPKEREHAVVILLAVCSLSADDCLLVMKEGVIPALVDLSVNGTDEAKACSMKLLHLLRDLRRSDQLNNSCSQEVVVTDVVEGPPDSSIRKQPIPKSSRFFQRKLNIFSKPRSLTLF, translated from the exons ATGGACAATAGCAACAAAGAAGATATGGGCCCATCCCAGCGTAATTCTTTCCCCAAG GTTCACAGCTCAATGTGCAGTGAGCTGACAATGATGCTAGATAAAGTCTCCTCTATTCTTCCATTAATTGAAGCAGCTCGACCTGGATGTAAAGCGGGCATACAAGAATTATGCAACCTATACAATATAATTGAGAAAGGGAATCTGATTGTTCAGCACTGCGTTGAATGTAGCAAGCTCTACTTG GCTATTACTGGAGAGGCGATTGTATCACGGTGTGAAAGGATCAGAGACTCACTTAGGCGGAGCTTGTTCCTGATTGAGAACATGGTCCCACCATCACTAGCTAATCAG aTTGTTGAAGTCCATGATGATCTCCGGGACATAAAATTTGTTATTGATACCATGGAAGAAGAGGCTGGTAAAATCATTTTAGAGATGCTTCGGCAGTCTGATGCGACCGAAGAACTTGAACTTGAAACATTCCTGCAGGCAGCTTCAAACTTAAGCCTAACATCTCCTAAAGCTATGTTAATTGAACGAAGGGCTATCAAGAAATTGCTTGACAAGATTAGCGGTACTGATCCCAAAAAGGAGGGAGTTCTTAAGTTCCTTCTGTATCTTGTTAAAAAGTACGGAAAAAACATCAAACCAGAAACTGGTGACCAGAATGAAAGCACTCAATCCGAAAGCCAGTCTTCGAGCTCAAGTTTTGTTAGTGATAACAGCACTCCTGGAAAGTGCTACACACCGGCACATATCCAGAGAAATGAGGATCAGACTAGTCTGTCAGGAGCAGCCACACCACCTGCAGAGTTCTGTTGCCCATTATCAACAAAGTTAATGCATGATCCTGTCATAATAACATCTGGGCAGACTTatgaaagagaaaatattgaGAGATGGTTTCGGGAGGGACATGATACCTGTCCCAGGACACACATAAAGCTAGAAAATTTCTCAATGATTCCGAATACTTGCATGAGGGATCTCATTTTCAATTGGTGCAAAGAGCATGGGTTCATAATCTCAGATTTTGTCGCTCCATCCAAAAATGCATACAGTTACTTACCAGAGCAATTGCATGGTTACTCTATGTCAAGTCTGCACAATGTTTCAGTACCTCTAATTGCTGGAAAAATCAGGGATTTTGTGATTGATCATAGCACTTCATCTGTTGCATTATCTGATGCCAGTTATATGTCAGATTCATCCCATGTGCGGGACATGGAAGAGCCAAAAGATAGTTTAACTCAGTTCTCTTGGAATGCAGACTATCAAGAATGTTTCTCGTTCCGCAACTTCAACCATGACAAGTTCCTAAGGTTCTTTTGCGAGCTATCCAAGCTCCCATTGGAACTCCAAGACAGGTCCTTTGGAGATTTGAAGAACATTCTTGATGAGGAAAATGAGGTTTCATGTGCTATGGTTTCCAATGGATTCGTAGAGGCATTCCTTGATTTCTTAATGAATGAAGATGGAAGCTACAGTATGCAAGCACAGAAAGTTGGGTTTCagttttttcatgtatttctcTCCAATAGCAG GACTAATATTCTACACATGAATGAAGCAGCATTCCGCCTGTTTGTGTCCTTTCTTGATTCTGAGTTAAAAATCGAAGCTTTGTTGATAATTCATGAACTGGTTCAGCACCCAAGTTGTCAACAATCCGATTTGATGGCCTCTATTGTTGCTCCTCCGGTGTTCAAAATATTGGAGTCTGAAGATGCCGAGGGTCTCGAGCTTTGCCTGAAAATCGTCTGCAATCTTTCATCTGATTCGGCTATAAAGCCATACTTAATTTCACTGGGAATAATCTCAAGGTTGTCACCCATTCTTTCTGAAGGAAGCTTTGCTGAGTGTTGCTTGGAGATTTTGAGGAACCTGTGTGATCTGGAAGAAGCCACAATGCTTATAACAAAAACCGATCGATGCCTTGGTTCCATTGCAGAATATCTTGACACTGGAAACCCTAAAGAACGAGAGCATGCAGTGGTTATCCTTTTAGCAGTATGTTCCCTTAGTGCCGATGATTGCTTACTTGTAATGAAGGAAGGTGTAATCCCTGCCCTCGTGGACTTGTCAGTAAATGGAACTGATGAAGCAAAAGCTTGTTCAATGAAGCTACTTCATCTTCTCAGGGATCTGAGGCGAAGCGATCAGTTGAACAACTCATGTTCACAAGAAGTGGTCGTCACCGATGTAGTGGAAGGTCCTCCAGACAGTTCAATTCGCAAGCAGCCAATACCAAAGTCATCTCGTTTTTTCCAAAGAAAGTTGAACATTTTCTCAAAACCTCGGTCTCTTACGCTATTTTGA